GCGCCGGGCCTTCGGCGCGGAGAGGGCCGAGTAGAAGGAGGACCTATGGACTACGGGATGTACTTCTTTGAGCACGTCACCCCCTACGAGACCCTGGTGCGGCGGATGGAACGGGTCATCGCCTCGGGCAAGACTCCCTTCCAGGACTACTTCCTCTTTGAGAGCAAGGGCTTCGGCAAGGTACTCATCCTGGACAAGGACGTGCAGAGCACGGAAAGGGACGAGTACATCTACCACGAGACCCTGGTCCACCCCGCCATGCTCACCCACCCCGAGCCCAAGCGGGTCCTCATCGTGGGGGGCGGGGAGGGGGCCACCCTGAGGGAGGTCCTCAAGCACCCCACGGTGGAGAAGGCGGTGATGGTGGACATTGACGGGGAGCTGGTGGAGGTGGCCAAGCGGCACATGCCCGAGTGGCACCAAGGGGCCTTTGACGACCCGAGGACCGTCCTCGTCATTGACGACGCCCGGGCCTACCTGGAGCGCACGGAGGAGCGGTACGACGTCATCCTCATTGACCTCACCGACCCCGTGGGGGAGGACAACCCCGCCAGGCTCCTCTACACCGTGGAGTTCTACCGCCTGGTGAAGGCCCACCTGAACCCGGGGGGCGTGATGGGGATGCAAGCGGGGATGATCCTCCTCACCCACCACCGGGTCCACCCCGTGGTCCACCGCACGGTGCGGGAGGCCTTCCGCTACGTGCGGAGCTACAAGAACCACATCCCGGGCTTCTTCCTGAACTTCGGCTTCCTCCTGGCCTCCGACGCCTTTGACCCCGCGGCCTTCTCCGAAGGGGTGATTGAGGCCCGGATCCGGGAGCGGAACCTCGCCCTCCGCCACCTCACCGCCCCCTACCTCGAGGCCATGTTCGTCCTGCCCAAGGACCTCCTCGAGGCCCTGGAGAAGGAGACCATGGTCTCCACCGACCAAAACCCCTTCTACGTCACCCCCGAGGGGGAGGCCCGGCAGGCCCCTTACAAGGGCTGAGGCCTTCTCACCTTGGGCCGTGGTAGAGTGAGCCCATGCCGCGCGCTATAGTTCTCGTAGTGGTGGCCCTGGCCCTCTTAGGCCTCGGCTGGATCCTCTGGGGGCCCAAAGGCAAGGCGGGGCTGGACCCGGCGGAAGGGGCCCGTTTCGCCCTGGGGCGGGAGGATGCCCCCGTCGTGGTCGTGGACTTCTCCAACTACCTCTGCCCCCACTGCCAAAACCACGCCCTAAACGTCCTCCCCCGGCTTAAAGCGGAGTACATGGACACGGGGAAGGTGCGCTACCTCTTCCGGGACTTCCCCTTTCCCGGGCAGGCGAACGTGATCCGGGCAGGCGAGGCCGCGGCCTGCGCCGCCGAGCAGGGACGCTACTACGAGTACCACGAGGTCCTCTTCCGGGCGGCGGCGGGCTGGGGAAACCTCACGGGGGAGGCCTTGGACCGGTACCTCGTGGACCTGGCGGACCAGATCGGCCTGGAGGAAGGGGCCTTCGCGGCCTGCCTCGCCTCGGGCCGGCACCGGGAGGGGGTCCTCGCCGACCAGAAGCTCGCCACCGACCTCGGCCTCACCGGCACCCCCACCTTCTTCATCGCCGGGGAAAAGCGCACGGGCTTCCTCCCCTACGAGGAGTGGAAGCGGCTTCTGGACGAGGCCCTGGCCAAGGCAGAGTAGCGCCTTGGGGAGGCCGGGAAAGGCGTCTGGTACCCTGAAAGCGTGGAAGCGCTCTGGGTGACCGCCGCCTTCGCCCTAGGCCTCCTGGCGAACCGCCTCGCCCTCCCCCCCCTCGTGGGCTACCTGGTTGCCGGGTTCCTCCTCGCGGGGACCGGCATCCGGGGGACGGCCTTCCTCCACCAGATCGCCGAGGTCGGGGTCCTCCTCCTCCTCTTCAGCGTGGGGCTGAAGCTCCGCCTGAAGGACCTCCTGGACCCCAAGGTGCTCCTCTCGGGGGGCCTCCACCTCGGCCTCTTCGCCGCCCTCGCCTTCCTCTACACGAAAAACCTCCCGCTGGCCATCGCCCTTGGCTTCTCCAGCACGGTCCTGGTGGCCAAGGTCCTGGAGGACAAGAAGGAGCTCACCTC
This region of Thermus thermophilus genomic DNA includes:
- the speE gene encoding polyamine aminopropyltransferase → MDYGMYFFEHVTPYETLVRRMERVIASGKTPFQDYFLFESKGFGKVLILDKDVQSTERDEYIYHETLVHPAMLTHPEPKRVLIVGGGEGATLREVLKHPTVEKAVMVDIDGELVEVAKRHMPEWHQGAFDDPRTVLVIDDARAYLERTEERYDVILIDLTDPVGEDNPARLLYTVEFYRLVKAHLNPGGVMGMQAGMILLTHHRVHPVVHRTVREAFRYVRSYKNHIPGFFLNFGFLLASDAFDPAAFSEGVIEARIRERNLALRHLTAPYLEAMFVLPKDLLEALEKETMVSTDQNPFYVTPEGEARQAPYKG
- a CDS encoding DsbA family protein; protein product: MPRAIVLVVVALALLGLGWILWGPKGKAGLDPAEGARFALGREDAPVVVVDFSNYLCPHCQNHALNVLPRLKAEYMDTGKVRYLFRDFPFPGQANVIRAGEAAACAAEQGRYYEYHEVLFRAAAGWGNLTGEALDRYLVDLADQIGLEEGAFAACLASGRHREGVLADQKLATDLGLTGTPTFFIAGEKRTGFLPYEEWKRLLDEALAKAE